In Fragaria vesca subsp. vesca linkage group LG5, FraVesHawaii_1.0, whole genome shotgun sequence, the genomic stretch TTGACCAGTGACACTGATTACAAGGAATCTACAAAGACTCGTGCCTTTTTAATTGTCAACTAAATATGAATGTAATCTCTGTCTTGATGCGATAAAGTCTGTGATGGACTGATGGCCAAGAGCAGCATGTGGCCAACCCTGCAATTGGAATCTTGGTTGATTTAGTTTGATCAATGATTCTTCTCAGAACATTTGAACAAGTCATTTTTCTCAATGAGCATCTTGGAATACTAGAGAACAAGACCGCTGTTTTGTTAAATGTAAGACTCAGGAAACCAGGTCATGGTCAGTAGCTAGCAATTTGGGTAATCAAAAGGAGAATTAATTTCTAGTTCAAGAAGAAAAGGATGGTGCATTGACTAAAGACACTTAGCTACCTTGACCCATGATTGAAGCTCAATTCATTTCTATTACAGGTAATGATAACCTTTGATATTAACCCAATTACTTTGACCTTCTGTATGGTTTTATAGTATGAATTAAAGATGACCAGCAGTGATTTTCATAATTAAGCACCAACAAATGCACAAGACCAAGCATTTTGGGGCATCCAATCATTCTTTTAGTGCTTTTCCAGATAGAATGTTCAAGAGTGTCAAATGTCAAAAGAGAAAAATGTACATATCTCAATTGGAGTTTGGAGGAGGAACTGTAGCTTGGTAGGTCTGTGGATGGTTCTTCTATGTTTGGCTACCACATATGATATATTGTATGTTTTCACCTAAGGAGACATGGAAGTAAATTAAGCTACTCATAACATTGACTTGATGAGTGAGGGTTGGTGGACTATATGTCTATTTGTGGTGACACAAGTAGACCTAACTCCAACTACATGCTTATAAAGATATTTAATTGGGTTTGAATTGCACAGTTACACATCATAAAACTATGGCACTTCCAATTTTAAAAGCTTGGTCTGTTTTTGAAATTAGGTGTTGGGTTCCATCCTTCTGCCTTGGTCAATCCACAAAGTGTGCTAATGGCGTTTGGTGGCTCATTGTTAGTGGTTTTCTATATAGATATGTTCTTTTCCATCATCTCATGCTATTGAGTAGCTTTGTACAATGAGGGATAGATCTTGATTGGATCATGGGAAGCAGCGATCATAGCTTGAAAGAGCACACTCACATGCCACAACAATCATGGATCATTTGGAGTCATCTTCACTTGAGAAAGAGATACTTTTATCAAAATTAAAAGATCCTCTTCTTACTATAATATAATCACAAAGTGTTTGGTGAAAAACTAATGGCAAAGCTGGAGAAAAACCCTGAACCAGAGAATTTTCAGTACCAGCTTCTGCTTATAGTCTGCAGATCAAGGATCTGAAGCTTTAGTAAATGTGTGATTAATTCCAAGGAGCATGAAGATCATTACCCTATAGCTAGAACTGTCTTCCAATTTATTGGGTAGTTTAAGGTCAGTGACTTACCCCAAGTGCACACATATCTCGTTGTACTGCAGGAAATGTGTTGCACTTACAAACAGAAACAGAGTGTTCTACAGTGTTTCGAAGTTGAAGTTGAGATTGCCGAGCAGAAAATTCTACGAGTGCTGTCCTTTGAGTTCGAGTAATTTTTGTTCATGAAAACCCTGGTCTTCAAGTAACAGGATCACAGCTTTACATGTGTGCTCACTTTCTTAAACTTTATTAAAGAGCAGCAGTAGTTTCGCACCTAACCACTTTATACATATATAGTATTCAGCAATGGAATTGGAATGGCCCCAAATCCTCATATAGCTTCAAACCGCACAAAAAATTGATTTCCAGCATCTAAAAATGGGACTGATTAGAGATTGAAGAGGAGGTCAATGTCATAATGTATGTTCACAATTACATCACATTGAGAGACTCCTACCATAACAAATAGTCTCTTTTGATGTAAGAAATTTCATTTTCTCAGAGTAGTAAGGTGGAGAGGGCAGCTGCAACAAATCAACTAGTTGTGCTTTTGAGGAATGTGAAGTCTCAATCTAAGTTGGTTATGGAGGTGCTTGTCCCATTGTTTTCGGGAACCATATGAAGTAATCAAGTGGTACCTTAGAAGATCGACTTAGAAGACACTTACGAAAAGGAGTTGCAAGTGTCTATCTTGTCGTATGTAAAAATTTGACCATGTAAAATTAGAATTTATTTCAGTTTACGGTGTTTACTTTCTTAAAATTTGAGGCAAACATCATGTTAGATTATGTAGTTTCAGTTTAATTAGTAACACATACTTTTCAATTTCATTAGTGGTATCCACTTTCTTAAGCTCCATCCAAATTTGTCTTAAAATGTTTGTTTTACTTCTTATAATGGTTCCCAAATATCATATTTAACGTCCTATTTGGATGAAGCGTAACAAATTGACATTCGATGAGATTGAAGAGTACAAAGTTGTTATGCAACTGTTTAGTGTGTTCAGACTTTTAGACAATATTATAAACCATGTGGATTACAAAACAAAACAAAAATGATAAAGAATGATCAAAATCCTAGAGAGGTAGTAGCATTTTTAGGAGCAACAAGTAGCAATTGCATAGAATTATACAAATCATTATCATTGTATAAATTTCACCTTTCTCCTTTTACCTTTCTCTTTCCCTTTTCCTTTCCCTTTTTCTTTATTCAACTCTCTCTCCTCCTCTTTCACTATCAAGTATCAACCCATCTCCTACTCAGACATCTATGATCTACATCTAAACCCTAATTAGGGTTCCACAAATTTTAAAGTCAAAACTAAATGACACGATAAATAACATATCATTATATCGAAGACTATATTAAAACTGAATACATGACATCTTATACTCAAAATTAACACCTAAATTTTGCATCTCAATAAATCTTTTTTCTTTTTGAATAATACACATAACACATCTCAAAATTTTTTATTTTCAGGCAAAGACAAAAATATAAGAAAAACACAAAAACCTACTCCAAATCCATTGGTCAACAACCACCCACGACCCAACCGACATCCTCACGCGCTATCTTATTGGATCACGGATCCAAATCCCCCGGACCCACCCCACTCGCCAGCCCATTTTTTTTGTAGCGTACTACCAATTTCGAAAAAACACAAAATACCAAATCCAAACAAAACCAGAGAATATCTCAAGTCCCTCCAAATCCCAAATTCCCCCGTATTTCCCATTTCGTAACCGAACAAAAACAAAAAATAAGCAACCATTTTTTTGGGGCCTCTTTTCCGCGGATCTCGCTGTCTTTTTTAATTTATAAAAATCCATTATCTCCCGCAATCGTCGCGGAAAATCAAAAGTGACGAGCAAAGAAAGAAAAATAAAAAGACGGGAAGTGAATCATTTGGTGAAAGGAACAGCAAAACATTCTATCTTTGGGAGTGTGTTTATATATAAACCCAATTCATCATTTCTGCTTCTCGCCCTCTCCAATTCCCCACTTCCAATCTGCGTTTCGGGTTTTTTTTGTCGGAGTACCCGACCCGGCTGACAGTTTCCCGATCCGGTCCGGCGGGTTCGGAGGATGGGGTGCGTGAGCTCGAAGCAGACGGTGTCGGTGACGCCGGCGTTCGACCACTCCGGGGACAATGTCGGGAATTCGGGTCGGAGCCGGGTCGGGGAGGTGGTGAAGAAGAAGAAGAAGGTAGGGGGTGAGTTGAGTGGGAGCGAGTTGGGTGAGTCCGGGAGAGCGAGTTCGAGGAAGAAGAGCAGCTATTCGGAGTCGTTGAGTTTCCGGTTGAGTAATTTGCAGAGGTACGTCGAGGGCGAGCAGGTCGCCGCCGGCTGGCCGGGATGGCTCAGCGCCGTCGCCGCCGAAGCCATTCAGGGCTGGGTCCCACTTCGCGCCGATGCCTTTGAGAAATTAGAAAAGGTAGAAATTGAAGTTTGGATTTTTGTGGTATGAACAAGATTTTAGCTTTTATTGAAAAATGTTGAAGAGTTTTGGATTAGTGCAGATATTTCTGATTGTTTTTATATAAATTATATTTCTTAAAAAGAAAAAAGCTTGCATTTTTTGGAGTTGTAACTAAGAAACTTTAATGGTGTTGTAAACTTGTAGTACATTAAGAATAAGCTGTTTTTATCAGCTTGATTCTTGTGTGTTCTTACTGAACTGCAAATTTTGGTACAGATTGGACAGGGTACGTACAGTAGTGTGTTCCGAGCGCGTGATCTGGAAACTGGGAAGCTAGTTGCTTTGAAGAAGGTGCGGTTCGACAATTTTGAGCCTGAGAGCGTCAGATTTATGGCGAGAGAAATCTTGATTCTCAGAAGGCTTGACCATCCAAATGTCATTAAGTTGGAAGGCCTGATTACTTCGCGGTTGTCGTGTAGCATATATCTTGTCTTTGAGTACATGGAACATGACGTTACTGGGCTTTTGTCTAACCCCGACATCAAGTTCAGTGAAGCACAGGTTTGCAGTTTGCTTGCCTTGCCCTTGTGAGTACATGTTTGTTGCATATCATGCTGGGGTGTTTTGAGACCAAGCAGAATAGTTTCATCTATTGTTGTTATCTAAGCTCTTGCTAAAATGGTTGTTATTGGTTTTGTTTGGCAGATTAAATGTTACATGAAGCAGCTGTTGTCTGGACTTGATCATTGTCACTCGCGGGGTGTAATGCATCGCGACATAAAAGGATCAAATCTTCTGGTGAATAATGAAGGAATTTTGAAGATGGCTGATTTTGGACTGGCAAACTTCTGTAATTCTGGGAATAGGCAACCCCTTACCAGTCGTGTAGTCACTCTGTGGTATCGTCCTCCTGAACTTTTGCTTGGATCGACTTCCTATGGAGCTTATATCGACCTTTGGAGTGTTGGCTGTGCATTTGCCGAACTCCTGGTTGGGAAAAATGTTCTTCAAGGGCGAACAGAGGTGATTGACTAATCAAAGTTGGTTTTTGATTATAATGTTAGTCGTTTAGATTTGACTGAAGTATGTTGTTGAGTAGTTTGGTACCTTTAAAAAGTTAAAAGGAGTGTCTCTGGACTTGTTTTATATGGAAATGATGTATGTTCTGCACGTGCAGAGACTTCCATAGTTTAGGTGGTAAATGATCAATATGTTCATCAACAGCATCATTAATGCAGAGTCCTCCATTATAGTTATGCTTTACACAAAGTCTGATTCTCTTAACAAATGTATCAGGTTATTAGAACAACTAGGTTGATTCGCTCATCCAGAGTATATGCGATATATGCATGTTGAGATTTCTCACGACTATTGTTAGTTATCATACTTTGCTTTGTTTCTTCCAGTTCGACTTCTTAAACAATTTTCCACTGACAGGTTGAACAACTACACAAGATTTTCAAGCTCTGCGGCACCCCGCCGGAAGAATACTGGAAAAAGTCCAAACTTCCACATGCAACTCTATTTAAACCCCAACAAGCTTATGACAGTACTCTGCAGGAGACC encodes the following:
- the LOC101296381 gene encoding probable serine/threonine-protein kinase At1g54610-like; translation: MGCVSSKQTVSVTPAFDHSGDNVGNSGRSRVGELGESGRASSRKKSSYSESLSFRLSNLQRYVEGEQVAAGWPGWLSAVAAEAIQGWVPLRADAFEKLEKIGQGTYSSVFRARDLETGKLVALKKVRFDNFEPESVRFMAREILILRRLDHPNVIKLEGLITSRLSCSIYLVFEYMEHDVTGLLSNPDIKFSEAQIKCYMKQLLSGLDHCHSRGVMHRDIKGSNLLVNNEGILKMADFGLANFCNSGNRQPLTSRVVTLWYRPPELLLGSTSYGAYIDLWSVGCAFAELLVGKNVLQGRTEVEQLHKIFKLCGTPPEEYWKKSKLPHATLFKPQQAYDSTLQETFKDLPAATFNLLETLLSVEPNKRGTASSALASEYFKTKPYACHPSSLPIYPPSKEIDAKNREEAKRKKIGGRLRGETRKSTRKSLGISKLAPVEDIATQIQGSYKINGTNGHITKQENGIISRELPKPPASKAEEALHVKNASQGDVPFSGPLEVSTSSGFAWAKRRRDDASRRSHTRSISKGHIFNTVEPSIAVHTRKNFDSKTHENGEYRGCTDSRGYDSYEVAKLAMMNQWGKLGRPDSFDASDGYHSQELSLALYQREERVAATKSDLSFQFHDDGDKVEFSGPLLSQPYKVDEFLERHERQIRRATRNSWFYRGKKQGK